A window of the Radiobacillus deserti genome harbors these coding sequences:
- a CDS encoding iron-siderophore ABC transporter substrate-binding protein, translating into MKAKQKMSLFAFLMVTLSITLLFGCQAKESDSASAETDKKDTETASKEESSEYPIKIEHAFGETVIESKPERVATVQWANHDVALALGVVPVGFSEANYGVQDDSGLLPWTAEKLEELGVEDPNIYQDTDGLDFEAISDSNPDVILAGYSGITQEDYDILSEIAPVVPYKKGPWLSTWREQVMLNATGMGMKEEGEQLIKDTENLIKEKVSQYPEIEGKKVAFASFSAEDLSQIYVYTPADPRGAFLNELGMEYPESVLNEITDPNSFSLTLSAENADVLNDADILIGYGDESLYEAVKADPLLGKIPAIERGSVVFIGDNTPLAASGNPNPLSIAYTIDEYLELIAGAMEKIDE; encoded by the coding sequence ATGAAAGCAAAACAAAAAATGTCCTTATTCGCATTTCTAATGGTAACGCTTAGCATCACATTACTATTTGGTTGCCAAGCTAAGGAATCCGATTCCGCTTCGGCTGAGACAGATAAGAAAGACACAGAAACAGCCTCAAAAGAAGAATCCTCGGAGTACCCAATTAAGATTGAACATGCTTTTGGGGAGACAGTCATTGAAAGCAAGCCTGAACGAGTTGCTACTGTTCAATGGGCAAATCATGACGTAGCACTTGCTCTTGGGGTAGTACCTGTTGGTTTCTCCGAAGCAAACTACGGGGTTCAAGATGATAGCGGTCTATTACCTTGGACAGCTGAAAAATTAGAAGAGCTTGGTGTTGAAGATCCTAATATCTACCAAGATACCGATGGTCTAGATTTCGAAGCCATTTCCGATTCAAACCCTGACGTCATTCTTGCAGGATATTCTGGTATCACACAGGAAGATTACGATATTCTTAGTGAAATCGCACCGGTTGTTCCTTATAAAAAAGGGCCATGGTTATCGACATGGCGTGAGCAAGTTATGTTAAATGCGACTGGAATGGGAATGAAAGAAGAAGGCGAGCAGCTTATTAAAGACACAGAGAATCTGATTAAGGAAAAAGTAAGTCAGTATCCGGAAATTGAAGGCAAAAAAGTGGCATTTGCTAGCTTCTCTGCCGAAGATTTATCGCAAATCTATGTTTATACACCAGCTGACCCTCGTGGCGCATTCTTAAACGAGCTAGGAATGGAATATCCTGAAAGTGTATTAAATGAAATTACAGATCCAAATAGTTTCTCTTTAACATTAAGTGCAGAAAACGCTGACGTTCTTAACGATGCTGATATTTTAATCGGGTATGGCGATGAAAGCTTATACGAAGCAGTGAAAGCTGATCCACTACTAGGAAAAATTCCAGCAATTGAAAGAGGTTCTGTTGTATTTATTGGAGACAATACACCTTTAGCTGCATCCGGAAACCCAAATCCGTTATCCATCGCTTATACTATTGATGAATACCTAGAATTAATTGCAGGAGCTATGGAAAAAATAGATGAGTAG
- a CDS encoding YdeI/OmpD-associated family protein: protein MTNSELNPKVEEFLAKAKKWKEEFVKLRSIVLDCGVTEDFKWKHPCYTYDGKSVVLIHGFKDYCALLFHKGALLQDAHGILIQQTENVQAARQIRFTNLQQIEEIEDMLKSYILQAVEVEKAGLEVELKPHSDYPIPEELEQKFDELPALKTAFEALTPGRQRAYILYFSKAKQSKTRVTRIEKYVEKIIDGKGLND from the coding sequence ATGACAAATAGTGAATTAAATCCTAAGGTAGAGGAATTTCTAGCTAAAGCTAAAAAGTGGAAAGAAGAATTTGTGAAATTAAGAAGCATTGTTCTGGATTGTGGTGTAACGGAAGATTTCAAGTGGAAGCATCCGTGCTACACGTATGATGGAAAAAGTGTTGTACTCATTCATGGCTTTAAAGACTATTGTGCGCTTCTCTTTCACAAAGGAGCATTGCTACAGGATGCCCACGGCATTCTAATCCAACAAACGGAGAATGTACAAGCAGCACGGCAGATTCGGTTTACGAATCTTCAGCAAATAGAAGAGATAGAAGACATGCTGAAATCTTATATTTTACAAGCAGTTGAAGTGGAAAAAGCTGGATTGGAAGTGGAATTAAAACCACATTCCGATTATCCAATACCTGAAGAGCTTGAGCAAAAGTTTGATGAGCTTCCAGCCTTGAAAACCGCGTTTGAAGCATTGACCCCAGGAAGACAGAGGGCGTACATCCTTTATTTTTCAAAAGCCAAACAATCTAAAACTCGAGTAACCAGGATTGAAAAATATGTAGAGAAGATTATAGATGGTAAAGGTCTAAATGATTAG
- the blaI gene encoding penicillinase repressor BlaI gives MSRNIPNISEAEWEVMTVLWDKSPRTANDVIISLEKRTDWKPKTVRSLLDRLVQKKVVGINKDQKVYTFYPLYSQSECQREEAKSFIQRFYGGTLKSMLVHFIEEESLSDDDIKELRSILDEKPKQNKKNEAGT, from the coding sequence ATGTCTAGAAATATACCAAATATCTCAGAAGCAGAATGGGAAGTAATGACCGTACTTTGGGACAAATCTCCACGTACAGCTAATGATGTCATTATTTCTTTGGAAAAACGAACCGATTGGAAGCCAAAAACAGTACGTTCATTGCTAGACCGTTTAGTACAAAAAAAGGTAGTCGGTATTAACAAAGATCAAAAGGTATATACGTTTTATCCACTATATTCACAAAGTGAATGTCAACGAGAGGAAGCAAAGTCCTTTATTCAACGATTTTATGGAGGAACATTGAAATCAATGCTTGTTCACTTCATAGAAGAGGAGTCCTTATCCGATGATGATATTAAAGAACTACGTTCCATCTTAGATGAAAAGCCCAAGCAAAACAAAAAGAATGAGGCTGGGACATAA
- a CDS encoding BlaR1 family beta-lactam sensor/signal transducer, with amino-acid sequence MFFTHFIIGLIVSSFTVIMVLLTRKVFHNQLSSKWRYHLWFLLFMALSLPFLPNSVLHVGSQIVSLDMNQSDKIMTSTSSMEQTEIKTGDWMQDFSLSVNKNNPELLNNLLMYFWVIGVLVLIIVNVHAWMKMNRIKHSTSETRNEELLSLFHQCKQELHVKKELVLGESQLVQSPTTFGLIRTYIVLPNHSKEWLSKEEIKYIFLHELHHYKSRDVLSNYAIVLFQILYWFNPLVWFAFREMRLDREIACDTAVLHHLDESSRVKYGNTIIHFLDRTKSRYLPLTNHFFGSKVQIKKRVEKIASFTKESKVLRFKSAVIFLLVGLIVVSQIPLVSVFAADDERYYFHGKHTAYEDLSPYFEDYEGSFVLFDMKNDQYHIYNKDKSTRRVSPNSTYKIYSALLALESNVISRNDSSLKWNGIEYPYDAWNQDQNLYTAMSHSVNWYFQHIDKKVQLDSIYENLKEIGYGNLDVSGGVEQFWMESSLKISPIEQVQLLTSFYKNKWGFKDQNVETVKDAILLEEKGSTRLSGKTGTGRVNERNVNGWFIGYVEDVDNTYVFATNIQNGRNASGSIAADITLSILNAKGIY; translated from the coding sequence ATGTTCTTCACGCATTTTATAATTGGCTTAATTGTTTCTTCCTTTACTGTTATTATGGTTCTTTTGACTCGAAAAGTCTTTCACAACCAATTATCCTCCAAGTGGCGGTATCATTTATGGTTTCTATTGTTTATGGCCTTGTCGCTCCCATTTTTACCGAATAGCGTTCTGCACGTAGGAAGTCAGATTGTGTCATTGGATATGAATCAAAGTGATAAAATCATGACTTCTACTTCTTCCATGGAACAAACAGAAATAAAAACTGGCGATTGGATGCAAGATTTCTCCTTATCTGTTAATAAAAATAATCCTGAACTATTGAACAACCTTCTGATGTACTTTTGGGTGATAGGGGTACTTGTTTTGATCATAGTAAACGTACACGCGTGGATGAAAATGAATAGAATTAAGCATTCCACATCCGAAACAAGAAACGAAGAGCTTCTTTCCTTATTTCACCAGTGTAAGCAGGAGTTACATGTAAAGAAGGAGTTAGTTTTGGGAGAATCACAGCTGGTCCAATCCCCGACAACTTTCGGCCTAATCAGGACCTACATCGTATTGCCGAATCATTCTAAGGAATGGCTTTCTAAAGAGGAAATAAAGTATATCTTTTTGCATGAGCTTCACCACTATAAGTCAAGAGATGTCTTAAGCAACTATGCTATTGTATTATTTCAAATATTATATTGGTTTAATCCCCTAGTTTGGTTTGCTTTTAGAGAAATGAGACTGGATCGGGAAATCGCATGTGATACTGCTGTTTTACATCATCTAGATGAGAGTTCCCGTGTTAAATATGGAAATACCATTATTCATTTCTTAGATCGAACCAAATCGAGATACCTTCCTTTGACGAATCATTTCTTTGGTTCAAAGGTCCAAATAAAGAAACGTGTTGAAAAAATAGCCTCCTTTACAAAAGAATCCAAAGTACTGAGATTTAAAAGCGCAGTAATCTTTCTACTTGTTGGGTTAATCGTTGTTAGTCAGATTCCGTTAGTGTCCGTATTCGCTGCTGATGACGAAAGATATTACTTTCATGGTAAACATACAGCTTATGAAGATTTGAGCCCCTATTTTGAAGACTATGAAGGAAGCTTTGTACTATTTGATATGAAAAATGACCAATACCATATTTATAATAAAGACAAAAGTACACGGAGGGTCTCACCAAACTCCACATACAAAATATATAGTGCATTACTTGCATTGGAGTCCAACGTTATCTCAAGAAATGACTCCAGCTTAAAATGGAATGGTATCGAATACCCTTACGATGCTTGGAATCAAGACCAAAATCTTTATACAGCAATGTCTCACTCTGTGAACTGGTACTTTCAACATATAGATAAAAAAGTTCAATTAGACTCCATCTATGAGAATTTAAAAGAAATAGGCTACGGTAATTTGGATGTCTCTGGTGGGGTAGAACAGTTTTGGATGGAATCTTCTCTCAAGATATCTCCAATTGAGCAAGTACAATTACTAACTTCTTTTTATAAGAATAAATGGGGATTTAAAGATCAAAACGTGGAAACAGTTAAAGATGCCATTCTTTTAGAAGAAAAAGGGAGTACAAGACTATCTGGTAAAACAGGAACTGGCCGTGTAAATGAAAGAAATGTAAATGGATGGTTCATTGGCTATGTTGAAGATGTGGATAACACTTACGTCTTTGCAACAAATATCCAGAATGGACGTAATGCTAGTGGAAGTATAGCAGCAGATATAACTCTATCTATTCTCAATGCCAAAGGAATTTATTAA
- a CDS encoding penicillin-binding transpeptidase domain-containing protein, with product MRRLLRSVIGVLLLLMVTGCLEKEKPDEVFQAYLSQWQSMNYKEMYNHLSKDSKKKISQEDFIERYKNIYTGAEVQDLKINRVQDDEEEAKEDSATYEYRLKMDTIAGPIEYKHQVTLLKEEHDEEEGWFVQWNPSLIFPSLEEGDVVAVQTLKATRGEIRDTGGRGLAINDNASVVGIVPELLKEEPEQSMKTLSEQIGMPVEQIKVKLDASWVKPHLFVPITTLPFGQHDLIPFQKIPGVVIQEKKIRTYPYAAATAHLTGYVREVTAEQLEELKDKGYKSGDVVGKTGLEKLFEERLRGRNGAHIFIRHKDGSFKETLVKTDPIDGEDIQLTIDALLQVEMYEQLKGDAGTGVAIDPKSGTVLSLVSSPSYDPNAFVRGLSEDLWKEWNSNPKNPFLARYTNRYAPGSVFKTITAAVGLETGVTNPNEVKHIRGLRWTKDASWGDYYVTRVHDKLSVNLRDAFVHSDNIYFAQEALEIGTDTFLKKAKVFGFGEQIPFTIPVEPSTLSNNGITSEIQLVDTSYGQGEVMMSPLHLAILYTPFLNEGDLLAPYLLKDEESPSIWKKSIVKPEVVEIIKQSLMDVVQDPNGTAHGAFLRDKEIGGKSGTAELKVSKDDDRGTENGWFVGFNTRDPQLLLAMMVEDVKKRGGSGYVVNKAKHIFQSLP from the coding sequence TTGAGAAGACTTTTGAGAAGTGTCATAGGAGTTCTGTTGCTTCTTATGGTTACGGGTTGTTTGGAAAAAGAAAAGCCAGATGAGGTATTTCAAGCTTACTTATCACAATGGCAAAGTATGAACTATAAAGAGATGTATAACCATCTTTCTAAAGATTCAAAGAAGAAGATTTCACAAGAAGACTTCATAGAGCGATATAAGAATATTTACACTGGTGCAGAAGTCCAAGACTTAAAGATTAATCGAGTTCAAGATGATGAAGAAGAGGCAAAAGAAGATTCTGCGACTTATGAGTATAGACTGAAAATGGATACCATCGCAGGTCCTATCGAATATAAGCATCAAGTTACATTGTTGAAGGAAGAACATGATGAAGAGGAGGGGTGGTTCGTGCAATGGAATCCTTCACTCATTTTTCCATCCCTTGAAGAAGGCGATGTAGTTGCGGTGCAAACGTTAAAAGCAACGAGAGGAGAGATAAGGGATACAGGGGGGCGTGGACTGGCAATTAATGATAATGCAAGCGTCGTAGGTATTGTTCCAGAATTACTAAAGGAAGAGCCAGAGCAATCTATGAAGACGTTATCGGAACAAATAGGGATGCCCGTTGAACAAATAAAAGTGAAGTTGGATGCATCATGGGTAAAGCCTCATTTATTTGTTCCGATCACTACGTTACCCTTTGGACAACATGATCTTATCCCATTTCAAAAAATACCTGGTGTTGTCATTCAAGAGAAAAAAATTCGTACCTATCCTTATGCTGCTGCTACAGCACACTTGACAGGATATGTGCGTGAGGTAACAGCAGAACAATTGGAGGAACTGAAAGATAAAGGATACAAGTCAGGAGATGTTGTAGGAAAAACTGGACTGGAAAAGTTATTTGAAGAAAGGCTTAGGGGGAGAAATGGAGCTCATATTTTTATTCGCCATAAAGACGGAAGCTTTAAAGAAACGTTGGTAAAAACGGACCCTATAGATGGGGAAGATATTCAATTAACCATCGACGCGTTGCTACAAGTGGAAATGTACGAACAATTAAAAGGCGATGCAGGTACAGGTGTAGCCATAGATCCCAAAAGCGGTACTGTACTGTCTCTAGTTAGCTCTCCTTCCTATGATCCAAATGCATTTGTTCGGGGACTTTCTGAGGATCTATGGAAGGAATGGAATAGTAATCCGAAAAATCCATTTTTAGCTCGTTATACAAATCGCTATGCGCCGGGATCGGTATTTAAAACGATTACCGCTGCTGTTGGACTGGAGACTGGTGTAACTAATCCGAATGAAGTGAAACATATCAGAGGGCTACGATGGACAAAAGATGCGTCATGGGGTGACTACTATGTGACACGTGTTCACGACAAATTGTCCGTCAACTTAAGAGATGCCTTTGTTCACTCAGACAATATTTACTTTGCTCAGGAAGCATTGGAAATAGGAACAGATACCTTTCTAAAGAAAGCAAAAGTCTTTGGATTTGGAGAACAAATTCCGTTCACTATACCAGTTGAGCCATCTACCCTTTCGAATAACGGAATAACTAGTGAAATTCAGCTCGTTGATACGTCATATGGTCAAGGAGAGGTGATGATGAGCCCCCTTCATCTGGCTATCTTGTACACTCCTTTTCTGAATGAGGGCGATTTATTAGCACCATACCTGTTAAAGGATGAGGAAAGTCCATCGATTTGGAAAAAAAGCATCGTGAAGCCAGAAGTGGTAGAGATCATTAAGCAAAGTTTAATGGATGTCGTACAAGATCCAAACGGTACCGCACACGGAGCTTTCCTACGTGACAAGGAAATAGGTGGAAAATCTGGTACAGCAGAGCTGAAAGTAAGTAAGGATGATGATCGTGGAACAGAAAATGGGTGGTTTGTTGGATTTAATACAAGGGACCCACAGTTGCTTTTAGCCATGATGGTAGAGGACGTAAAGAAACGTGGAGGAAGTGGGTACGTGGTCAATAAAGCCAAGCATATTTTTCAATCTTTACCTTAA
- the bla gene encoding class A beta-lactamase: MNINFFKRCVLILLCMLLGACGLDDNQTNSTIENESKKEEKNSIKDFAKLEKTYDARLGVFALHTGTNEMIAYRADERFAYASTHKALAVGALLQQKSIPELNKRIRYSKNDLVNYNPITEKFVELGMTLKELCEASIRYSDNTAGNLILNELGGPNVFKQLLEAIGDTITNPVRMEPELNDVEPGEIQDTSTPRALATSLQAYTLGDVLENEKRALLVDWLKRNTTGDNLIRAGTPKGWVVGDKTGAAAYGTRNDIGIIWPPNDAPIILSVLSSRNQEDADYDDQLIADATKSVIKTFYPNVKFSEENS, from the coding sequence ATGAATATAAACTTTTTCAAACGATGTGTGTTGATTCTTTTGTGTATGCTACTTGGAGCTTGTGGTCTGGATGACAATCAAACGAACTCAACCATAGAAAATGAGTCTAAAAAAGAAGAAAAAAATAGTATAAAAGATTTTGCTAAATTGGAGAAAACCTACGATGCAAGGCTTGGAGTATTTGCGCTACATACAGGTACTAATGAAATGATTGCCTATCGAGCAGATGAGCGATTCGCTTATGCTTCTACTCATAAAGCGTTAGCGGTGGGGGCGTTATTACAACAAAAATCCATACCAGAGCTGAATAAGCGAATTAGGTATTCAAAAAACGATCTTGTCAATTATAATCCTATCACAGAAAAATTCGTCGAATTAGGTATGACTTTAAAAGAGCTTTGTGAGGCGTCAATTCGCTATAGCGACAATACAGCTGGGAATCTAATATTAAATGAATTGGGTGGACCCAACGTCTTCAAACAATTGCTCGAAGCAATTGGCGATACTATCACGAATCCAGTGAGAATGGAACCAGAGTTAAATGATGTGGAGCCAGGAGAGATCCAGGATACAAGCACACCGAGAGCACTTGCTACTAGCCTTCAAGCTTATACTCTAGGTGATGTCTTGGAAAATGAAAAACGTGCATTATTAGTAGACTGGCTAAAAAGAAACACTACAGGAGATAATTTAATTCGTGCCGGTACCCCAAAAGGTTGGGTGGTAGGGGATAAGACTGGTGCAGCAGCATATGGAACACGAAACGATATTGGTATCATTTGGCCCCCAAATGATGCACCTATTATTCTTTCCGTACTCTCTTCTCGCAATCAAGAAGATGCGGATTATGACGATCAGCTTATTGCGGATGCAACAAAGAGCGTAATCAAAACTTTCTATCCTAATGTTAAGTTTTCAGAAGAAAACAGTTAA
- a CDS encoding ABC transporter permease, with product MASNNLAAKTGFLSRFIFRLDRFRILIWVVALSFFTIIVPTAFQDLYKSQAERDAMAQTMANPAMTAMTGPANLSHYTTGVMTAHQMLLMTAAVVGLMSILLVTRHTRADEEEGRVEIVRSLAAGRLSYLNASLVVITLTCIGLAFINGFGLYVLGIESMDLEGSLLYGTALGATGLFFAGVTAVFAQLSDSSRGTIGYSIAVLLIAYLFRAITDVTNESLSWISPLAWVTKAKVYDTNNWWPIVLMVIAAIVLYVLANYLHAIRDLDRGFLPSKPGKNHASHFLQSPLGLAVRLQRTGIISWAIGMYVLGASYGSVLGDLESFFADNDAMKQMLQPAEGVTLLEQFIPMLMIVISLLATIPPVMAVNKLRGEEKKERLTHLLGRTVSRTKLLGSYFLLAIVNGLVMLSLAALGLWSVGTTMVEDGLSFEMVFGAALSYYPAMLVMISVSVFLIGHYPKRTSFIWVYVLYSFIVLYLGGLFQFSDWVGNLSPFGYVPQLPVEDFSAIPLVLLSMVFIMLTAVGFIGFRRRDIEQ from the coding sequence ATGGCTAGCAACAACTTAGCCGCTAAAACGGGATTCCTCTCTCGTTTTATTTTCCGTCTTGATCGTTTTCGTATTCTAATTTGGGTTGTTGCGCTTAGTTTTTTTACCATTATTGTGCCGACCGCTTTCCAGGATCTATATAAATCTCAAGCTGAAAGAGATGCCATGGCACAGACGATGGCAAACCCAGCCATGACTGCGATGACTGGTCCTGCAAATTTGAGCCATTATACAACGGGAGTTATGACGGCGCACCAAATGTTGCTTATGACGGCTGCAGTCGTTGGATTAATGAGCATTCTTCTCGTCACTCGTCATACACGTGCTGACGAAGAAGAAGGTCGGGTCGAAATCGTTCGGTCCTTAGCAGCTGGACGACTTTCCTATTTGAATGCTTCTTTAGTAGTCATCACCCTTACTTGCATTGGCTTAGCTTTCATCAATGGCTTTGGTCTTTATGTACTCGGAATAGAAAGTATGGATTTAGAGGGATCCCTTTTATACGGAACAGCGCTAGGGGCTACCGGTTTATTTTTCGCAGGAGTCACCGCCGTGTTCGCACAGCTATCGGATAGCTCACGCGGTACGATCGGGTACTCGATTGCGGTACTCCTTATCGCTTATCTATTTCGGGCAATTACAGATGTTACGAATGAATCCTTATCATGGATATCCCCATTAGCATGGGTGACCAAAGCAAAGGTGTACGACACAAACAACTGGTGGCCCATCGTATTGATGGTTATTGCTGCTATAGTTCTATACGTATTAGCGAATTATTTACATGCGATTCGGGACTTAGACAGAGGATTTTTGCCATCCAAGCCTGGCAAAAATCATGCGTCACACTTCTTACAAAGCCCACTTGGATTGGCGGTACGGTTGCAGCGAACAGGGATTATATCATGGGCAATCGGGATGTACGTATTAGGTGCGTCTTACGGGTCGGTATTAGGGGATCTCGAATCCTTTTTCGCAGATAACGATGCGATGAAACAGATGCTCCAACCTGCAGAGGGCGTCACCTTGTTAGAGCAATTTATCCCGATGCTGATGATTGTTATTTCGTTACTAGCCACTATTCCTCCCGTTATGGCGGTAAATAAGCTTCGTGGAGAAGAAAAAAAGGAACGTCTTACCCATTTATTAGGGAGAACGGTATCCCGGACAAAACTGTTAGGAAGTTACTTTCTCCTTGCGATTGTGAATGGCCTAGTTATGCTATCGCTTGCAGCACTTGGCTTATGGTCTGTCGGGACAACAATGGTCGAAGATGGGTTATCCTTCGAAATGGTATTTGGGGCGGCATTGTCCTATTATCCTGCTATGCTAGTGATGATTAGTGTATCCGTATTCCTAATTGGACACTATCCAAAACGAACCAGCTTCATATGGGTATATGTTTTATACTCGTTTATCGTCCTGTATTTAGGTGGATTATTCCAATTCTCCGATTGGGTTGGCAACCTTTCTCCATTCGGATACGTACCTCAATTACCTGTTGAAGACTTTTCAGCTATTCCGCTCGTGCTTCTAAGCATGGTTTTTATCATGTTAACAGCGGTAGGTTTTATTGGCTTCCGCAGACGTGACATCGAACAATAA
- a CDS encoding ABC transporter ATP-binding protein — MSLLKVTNLTKKFGKFTALDGVNLEVNHGEVLGFIGPNGAGKSTTIRVLLGILKATDGEVKIFDMDAWQDAVDIHRRIAYVPGDVNLWPNLTGGEVIDLFLKLNGTTNKEKREELIQKFDLDPSKKCRTYSKGNRQKVALVAAFSSDADLFILDEPTSGLDPLMEKVFQECVMDLKKQGKSVLLSSHILSEVEKLCDRVSIIRQGQIIESGSLSELRHLTRTQLLVDTKQPLTGLDDLQGVHDIEESEHGLSFQVDSDKIDAVMQHISPFGIVKLESAPPTLEDLFIRHYEGAGGEQ, encoded by the coding sequence ATGAGTCTGCTAAAAGTAACGAACCTAACAAAGAAATTTGGGAAGTTTACGGCTTTGGACGGGGTGAACCTCGAGGTTAATCACGGGGAAGTGTTAGGATTCATCGGACCTAATGGTGCAGGTAAATCAACTACGATTCGAGTGCTATTAGGAATCTTAAAAGCAACCGACGGAGAAGTGAAAATTTTCGATATGGATGCTTGGCAAGATGCTGTTGATATTCATAGACGAATCGCTTATGTACCTGGGGATGTGAATCTATGGCCTAATTTAACTGGTGGCGAAGTCATTGATTTATTTTTAAAACTAAATGGGACGACAAATAAAGAAAAACGCGAGGAATTAATTCAAAAGTTTGATTTGGATCCATCTAAAAAATGTAGAACCTATTCAAAAGGAAACCGACAAAAGGTTGCCCTCGTCGCCGCTTTTTCATCAGATGCAGACCTTTTTATTTTAGATGAGCCTACCTCTGGATTGGATCCTCTAATGGAAAAGGTGTTTCAAGAATGTGTAATGGATCTGAAAAAACAAGGGAAGAGTGTTCTCTTATCTAGTCATATCCTTTCCGAAGTAGAAAAGCTATGTGATCGAGTCAGTATTATTCGTCAGGGGCAGATTATTGAATCTGGATCGTTGAGTGAATTACGTCACTTAACACGAACTCAGTTACTTGTGGATACGAAACAACCACTGACTGGTTTAGATGACCTACAAGGCGTTCATGATATCGAAGAAAGCGAGCATGGATTATCCTTCCAAGTGGATAGTGACAAGATCGATGCCGTCATGCAACACATTAGTCCATTTGGAATCGTGAAGCTTGAAAGTGCTCCACCTACACTAGAGGATTTATTTATACGTCATTATGAAGGGGCAGGAGGTGAACAGTGA
- a CDS encoding TetR/AcrR family transcriptional regulator yields MTTLVTSVGKEFRTINSTFFSLSEEKQKRIINEAMNQFVQNGFEKASTNEIVKEAQISKGSLFKYFTNKKDLYLYLLEHAIKVIDFIYDEMDLHEQDLFKRILQIGVIKIKIQRNYPLVFDFLYASRGEQSVQVKSDIDHIMDDTLEDGLKKIYENIDWSKLREDVDPEKALHILNWTAIGFGELQMEKIGSFSNMGEELGTKLLDEWNSYAEILRRSFYKEGE; encoded by the coding sequence GTGACCACTCTGGTCACTTCTGTAGGAAAGGAGTTCAGGACAATCAACTCAACCTTTTTTAGCTTAAGCGAGGAAAAACAAAAACGAATTATAAATGAAGCCATGAATCAATTTGTTCAGAATGGGTTTGAAAAAGCATCGACAAATGAAATAGTAAAGGAAGCACAAATATCAAAGGGATCGCTATTTAAATATTTTACAAATAAAAAGGATTTGTATCTCTACTTACTTGAACACGCCATAAAAGTTATAGACTTTATCTATGATGAAATGGATTTACATGAACAAGACTTATTTAAACGTATATTGCAAATAGGAGTCATTAAAATAAAAATCCAACGAAACTATCCGTTAGTCTTTGACTTTCTATATGCTTCTCGCGGAGAGCAGTCCGTACAAGTCAAATCCGATATTGATCACATTATGGACGATACCTTAGAGGATGGGTTGAAAAAGATTTACGAAAATATCGATTGGTCGAAATTACGGGAAGATGTGGATCCCGAAAAAGCACTTCACATACTCAACTGGACAGCAATTGGTTTTGGTGAACTCCAAATGGAGAAAATCGGTTCCTTTAGCAACATGGGAGAAGAGCTTGGCACGAAGCTTCTTGATGAATGGAATAGCTATGCAGAGATATTGAGACGAAGCTTTTACAAAGAGGGGGAATGA
- a CDS encoding helix-turn-helix domain-containing protein, with protein MDGKKVGDLICSLRKEKDMTQREIAEALHVSDKTISKWERGIGIPDVSLLRELSNILGVNIEKILEGELVANQRDNGNITSIKFYVCPHCENVLTSTGKGEISCCGRKVSQLPLQPMDKDHEIKVVDADNDFYVTMGHEMSKAHYISFFAFVSYDRITMVKLYPEQSAEVRFQKIYRGKVFAYCNQHGLQVVDIKRE; from the coding sequence ATGGATGGTAAGAAAGTTGGAGATTTAATTTGTAGTCTTCGTAAAGAAAAGGACATGACGCAGAGAGAAATTGCAGAAGCGTTACATGTTAGTGATAAAACCATTTCGAAATGGGAAAGAGGGATTGGGATACCAGATGTGTCCCTGTTGCGAGAGCTCTCCAACATACTGGGAGTTAATATTGAAAAGATTTTAGAAGGGGAATTGGTTGCAAACCAGCGTGATAATGGAAATATTACAAGTATAAAATTCTATGTTTGTCCACATTGTGAGAATGTCCTGACATCTACAGGTAAGGGAGAGATTTCATGCTGTGGAAGAAAGGTATCCCAATTACCTTTACAGCCGATGGATAAGGACCATGAAATAAAGGTAGTGGATGCGGACAACGACTTTTATGTCACGATGGGTCATGAAATGAGCAAGGCCCACTATATTTCATTCTTTGCATTTGTTTCCTATGATAGGATTACGATGGTTAAATTATATCCGGAGCAAAGTGCAGAAGTAAGGTTCCAGAAGATCTATCGAGGGAAAGTGTTTGCGTATTGTAATCAACACGGTTTACAGGTAGTGGATATAAAAAGAGAATAG